In the genome of Pontibacter actiniarum, the window TATGAGCCGCGCCTGGCCAAGCTGCACCTGGGCAACGAGCAGCTCGAAGAAGAAGCCGAAGAGATAACCGGCGGTCTGGAAGAGAACGAGAAGAACCGCATTTTGTGGGCCGCCATGGAAGACGCCGCCGGGGCAAAAGAGCGCGTAGAAGCCATCGCCAAAGATATTCTGCAGCACTATACCTCAAGAGAGAAAAGTCTGAGCGGCAAAGCCATGATCGTGTGCATGAGCCGCCGCAATTGCGTGAAGCTCTATGATGCACTCACCGCGCTGGAAGGTTGCCCCGAAGTAGCGGTGATCATGACCACCAACATCGCCAAAGACCCTGATACATGGCATCCGCATGTGCGGGGTAAAGAGCAGATGGAAGCTGTGAAAGCCCGCTTCAAAGACCCGGATGATCCTTTGAAACTTGTGATCGTGCGCGACATGTGGCTCACCGGCTTCGACAACCCGGCCATGCATACCTTGTATGTCGACAAAGTGATGAGCGGTCACAATTTGATACAGGCAGTAAACCGCGTGGCTACCGTGTTCCGCGACAAGCCCAGCGGCCTGATCGTAGACTACATCGGCATCGGCGACAAACTACGCGATGCCACGAAGAAGTATACTACCGCAGGCGGTAAGGGCAAAGTAACCGTGAATATAGAAGAGGCTTTTTCGCTGGCTCAGGAAATGATACAGTTGCTGCGGGAGCAGTTGCCAACTGATTTCTCCTATAGCACCTGGCCTGCACTAACTTCCGCAGATAAAATAAAACTGGTAAGCCGTGCGACAAATCATATCGTGTCAGACGATGAGGAGTGCAAGGCTTTCATGCTGAACGAGAAGAAGCTAACCAGCCTCGCTCCTATCGTTAAAAACCACCATTCCATTAACGATATCGCCATAGACATACTCTTCTTCCAACATGTTGGCGCAGCCGTACGAAAAGTAAAATATCCTGCCACAAACATAAAAAAGAAAGAAGGTCAAATAAAGGAGCTGATCCATCGCAGCATAGAAAGCGATGAAGTGATCGACGTTTTCCAGATGGCTGGTATTGAGCGTCTGGATATATCCATCATCAACGATGCCTTTCTGGCCACAGCCAAAGAACAGAAGACTGGCAACGAACTGAAACTGGAGCTTATCCGGCAGATTCTGAATGATGAAATAAAAGTACGCTCCAGTAAAAATCTGGTAAAATACCGCAAGTTCAAAGAAGAGGTTGAGCGCATTATTTCACAGTATCACAACAATTTCTTCGATAACCTGATGGCTTTACAGGAGTTGATCAACAAGGTAGCCAAGCCCATACAGGAAGAAGATCAGCGGCTCAATCAGTTAGGCATAACGGAAGAAGAAGAGGCCTTTTATGAGATATTAGCCAATCACCCCAACGCCATTCAGGACTACGACCTGATAAAGGTGCTCGTGCATAAAATACTGGCAGAGGTAAAGAAAAGCGCCTCCCAACCCGACTGGTATAAGAAAGACGATACCAAAGCACAACTGATGCTGGCCGTAAAAAAGGTGCTGCGCTTTAAAGTGAAAGCCGAGCTGCAGGAGATACTGGATGAAGTGATGGAGCAGGCCGAGGCCAGGTATAAGGAGTATGACATGCATGTAGCTTAGAACACAGAAAACGAATCACTATCAAGGGTTCTCCTTATGGGGTTACATGCGAATCGGTATACATGTAATAGTCAAGATATAGTCTGACAGCTGTGGTTTAGCTGACAGTGGTCTGCCTTAACGTATTGTTCCATGAGCCCGCGTCGTGGGGCTCATTTTTTTTCTGCACCACCCCTTCGTCTGCAGGTGTAAGGACTGGTTCCGAAAAAAAATGTTTGACAGGATCTTGCCGAAGAGTGTCGAGCATTTTCTCCTGTGCCAGTGGTTTCGTTTCCAGCAGGGTCTGGTAAGGTGTTCTGCCAAAGCAGTACTTGCCTGTGTGGGTACGCTCTTTGTTGTAATGCTCCAGCCACAGGTCCAGGCCTTCCTGCAGCTCCTCTAGAGTTGTATACACCTTTTTACGGAAAGCGATCGCGTAAAACTCGTCCTGCATGGTGCGGTGGAAACGCTCGCAGATGCCATTGGTCTGCGGGCTCCTGGCTTTGGTTTTAGAATGGTCAATGTCTTCAATAGCCAGGTAGAGCTGGTACTCGTGGTGCTCTCTGGCGCCGCAGTACTCGGTGCCGCGATCGGTCAGGATGCGCAGTAGCTTCAGATCATGCTGCTCATAGAATGGCAATACTCTGTCGTTGAGCATGTCGGCTGCCACCAATGCATTCTTTCTATCATACACTTTAGCATGTGCCACCTTGGTGTAGGTATCAATAAAGGTCTGCTGGTAGATCTTGCCTACGCCTTTGATGTAGCCCACGTAATAAGTGTCTTGCGCACCTAAATAGCCAGGATGGTGTGTCTCGATCTCTCCGTGCGCCGTCTTCTCTTCTTTGGCTTTTTCCAGGGCTACGATCTGCGCCTCGGTCAGGATCAAACCTTCCTGAGCTACCTTCGCTTCTAATGCTTTTAAACGTTTGGGAAAGGTCTCCAGGGCGTGGCGCAGCCAAATAGAACGTACCCCGCCAGGTGAAATGAAGAGGCCTTGCTTTTTGAGTTCGTTGGAAGCTCTGAGTTGCCCAAAGGCTGGTTGCTCAGTGGCCAGTGCTACTACCGCTTCTTCCACGGCTTGCTCTACCCTGTTCTTGATGTTGGGCCTTGCGCGGCTTATCTCCTGCAGAGCGGATGTGCCGCCCTGTTCATAGAGCTGTTGGAAGCGGTAGAAGGAATCCCTGCTGTAGCCCATCACCTTGCAGGCCTGGGATACGTTGCCAAGCATCTCGGCCAAGCTTAGCAATCCTAACTTGTTTTTGATAATTTTGTCTTGAGTGGTCATGATATAAGCGGGTTTAAATAATTAAATGCGTCACATTCAATTTACTTAAACTGTCAGATTATATCTTGACTATCTCAGTATACATCTCCAGAAATTATGACATTCCTGTCCTGGCTTGTACAAAGTCCCTGGTAGCGGTTACTAACCGCTACCAGGAATTACTCTTTAATAAACTCTATAGCTGCTAATTCAGATTCAAATTGGATAGATAAGGAGGTGATTCTGCCTTCTTTGTCTTTCTTAAACTGCAGTGGTGGCATTGCCATCCTGTAAGGATGAACTGTAGTCGTGGCATGAAAAATATCCTGATTAGTAGATGCAGGTGCGACTTTTAATTTTTTCCTCCTAAAGTAGGTATACAGAGAGTCTTCTTCGCAAAATATTCTAATTTTTCCGTATCCAGGATTTATGTAACTGCCAACAAACTCTTTAAGTTGTTGCGAGGAGATTGTTGCTTCTGATTTAACTTCTGTGCGAGTCTCAAGTGTTTTTGTCTGGGTTTGACTAGGTTCCTGACTTTTTAAATAAAGATCAACCCAATCTGTCTTTTTTACTTCCAGCAGCTTATCCACTAGGGTATTTCTAATCAATAAAGCTGGTTCGTAGTCGGTTTGGTTTGTAAGAACCACGATCCCTATTTTCTCATTAGGGAAGAATGTGACACTTGTCCTGAAGCCATCTACACTACCGCCATGCTCTACCCGGTAATGCCCTTTGTAGTCTGAAATAATCCAGCCGTAGCCATAGTTTGCTGAGTACATACCCGGAAACTCTTCATCAGGCAAATACCCTCTTGGCATCACTGCCTGAGGGCTTATGGCCTCCTTGACATATTGCTCCGGCAGAATTTGTCGTCCTTTATACTTTCCCATGTTAAGCCAGGTCAGCAACCAGTTACCCATGTCATGGGCATTGCTGTTGATACCTCCCGCCGGACTCATGGCCGCAAGGTCATAGTAGGCTACTTTTTCTACCTTGTTACTGCTAGAAACATAACCCAAAGACACATTTGTTTTTCCCTGCAAACCTTCTACCCCAAAGGTGGAGTTGTGCATTTCCAGTGGTTTAAACAGTGCGTTTGCTACGTTCTCCTCCCAGGATTTGCCGGTAATTTTTTCAGTTATTGTCCCCAGGATAAAATAGGAAAAGTTGCTGTAATTCCACTTTGTCCTCAACGGAGCGGCTGGTTCGAGATACTCAATCCTTCTCAGCAAACTGTCTCTGTCGCTCACCGGGTCGCCTGACCAAGCCTTGTCATGGAGAGCCAGCCCGGTCCGCATACTCAGCAAGTCGTGAATAAGGACGCCGCTGTTCAATTGCTCATTATAGAACTTTAACGCCGGTACGTATTTTGAAGGACTTTCCTCGAAATTGAGCAGCCCTTTTTCCCGAAGTTGGCCCACCAACGCAGCGGTGAATGCCTTGGTGGTGGAACCAACAGAAAACAAGGTGTTGGCGTCTGCCTTGACTTTATTTTCATAATCTCTGTAGCCAAAGCCTTGGGTATAAAGCACTTTCTCACCCTCCACTATGGCAATCGCACAGCCTGGGGTATTGGTGGCTTCCAGAATTCTGCTTATTTGCCTTTCCAAACCCCGAAGGCGCTGGTCATTTTGAGCATGAAGGGGTATACGAGTAAACAACAATAAGAATAGAAGGGCTGTCTTTTTCATATAAACGCTTTTTTATTGGCAAAGCTACCGCCTAAGGAAAAACCATGGAAGGACAAGAAGGACCTGAATACGGACAAAAAGCATCCAGGGGAAGAAAGGATTAGATTTGCCGAGGACCCTGCAAAGACTTTCGTAATTGACTCTCACTGCTGAAACCGCACTGTGCTGCCACATAGTCTAGTTTATGGCCAGCACTTAGCAAATGTTCCGCCTTTTCAATCCGTATCTTGTTCAGATAGGCACCGATCGTTACGCCGGTTGTTTTTTTGAAAAGGCGGGTCAGGTTTCGGGGGCTCATGTGGACATGGGCCGCAACGGTTTCGACTGGCAGCTTTTGGGAAGCATGCTCAAAGATGTATTGCTGGGCTGTATAGATTCTATCCTCCAGGTGGTTTCTATACTGCAAGAATACGCTTAACTGGGGATCATCACTGCCCCTCCTAAGGTAAACCACCGTTATTCTTGCTAATTCAAAGGCGAATCGCTCGCCATACAACCTTTCCAGTATAAACAGGGAAAGGTCGATTCCAGAGCTTACCCCAGCACTGGTGAAGATACCACTGTCCTCTACAAATAGGCGGTTCCGTTTCAGCTCTGCCTCGGGGAATTTAGTGGCAAACCGGGAGAAATAATTCCAATGCGTCGTACAGGACTTATTGTTTAGCAGACCAGCCTCTGCCAACAGGAAAGCACCTGTACAAACAGAACATATGTTTGCTCCTGCCGCAAACTGTACCCTTAACCATTGAAAGAACTCCTGGCTTGACTCCAGGAAAGCAGCGTCTGAAAATAAGAAAGAATCTATGCCTGGGATGAAGATATAATCTTCTTTGCTCAAAGAAATTGATTTGAACGGCGTCAATTTAGACAAGAATAAGCCCGCCGCACTTTCTATCTCAGCGGTGTCATCAATCGAGGCAAAGCATAGGTCGATTTCAGGACGTAGCACTTTGGCTTCGTAGAAAATATGAGCAGGACCAGTTATGTCAAGTAATTGAACTTGTGGGGGCACTACAAAGATAACCTTCATGCGCTATTCGAAACTCTCTGCACTATCTATAGAAAACTGTTTGCAATTTGATGGGGCAAAGGTACGATGAAGTCAAGGCTACCACCTAATACCTAACACATAAAGCTAGGAGCTAACCAAAGCCTGCCTTGTATTCAGTATAGGCTCGGGTCAAAAACGTAGCTGGTAGTGATAGAGACAGCAACAAGGTAGGTTTCCCTGCACTTGCCGGCCTATGCACGACACTTCCTAAACTAGCCCCCAACAGCTTCTAGCATTTCTCTATAGCTACTGGAAACTAAGAAAATAGTATAACAGAGTTAGAGGATAAACAGGAATGGCTATCTATTTGCTGTAGTTCAATAAAAAACTTTGTGAGTCAAAAGGCAAAGGCCCCGGCGCTCTTTCGCGCCGGGGCCTTTGTGTTTGTTTCCGTTTGCTCTCTGCCACGGGCTTGTTGCTCTGGCGGCTGCTTGCTGTGCTGCTCCTCTGGCGCAAGCCACCGCTCCTCCTTCAGGCCCTGCCTGGTGCGGGTGGTGCGGTTTCGGGACGGGGGTAAAAAGGGAGCGCCCCGCTCCGCGGCTGCGGAGGGGGCGCTCTTTGTTGGGGTTGGCGGCCACCTACTCTCCCGGGTGTGACCCCAGTACCATCGGCGCGCCCGGGCTTAACTTCTCTGTTCGGGATGGGAAGAGGTGCTCACCGGGGCCATAGCCACCATTATCTTGCGCACGGCTGTTATGCGTGCCGGATGCTTTATGACATGACTTGTGGGGGAGAAACAAAATCGAGAGCGGCGGGCCGGTGCTGCTGACCGGACGCGCTCGGGCAATTAGTACCGCTCGGCTTTGCCATTCCTGGCTTTACACCTGCGGCCTATCGACGTCATCGTCTTTGACGGCCCTTAAGGGAGATCTCATCTTGGGGCGGGTTTCGCGCTTAGATGCTTTCAGCGCTTATCCCGTCCGAGCGTAGCTACCCTGCGCTGCGGCTGGCGCCACAACAGGTCCACCAGAGGCTCGTCCAACCCGGTCCTCTCGTACTAAGGTCAGGACCCCTCAAATCTCCTACGCCCACAACAGATAGGGACCGAACTGTCTCACGACGTTCTGAACCCAGCTCGCGTGCCACTTTAATCGGCGAACAGCCGAACCCTTGGGACCTTCTCCAGCCCCAGGACGTGACGAGCCGACATCGAGGTGCCAAACCTCCCCGTCGATATGAGCTCTTGGGGGAGATCAGCCTGTTATCCCCAGAGTACCTTTTATCCTTTGAGCGATGGCCCTTCCATGCGGAACCACCGGATCACTATATCCGCCTTTCGGCCCTGCTCGGCTTGTGGGCCTCACAGTCAAGCGCCCTTATGCTATTGCGCTCTGCGCACGGTTACCAAGCGTGCTGAGGGCACCTTTGAAAGCCTCCGTTACTGTTTTGGAGGCGACCACCCCAGTCAAACTACCCACCAAGCACTGTCCCCTGTCTTACAAGGTTAGGCGCCAAGCAACTCAAGGGTTGTATTTCAAGGACGGCTCCACGACGCCTGGCGACGCCGCTTCAAAGCCTCCAACCTATCCTACACATGAGTTACCCAGCGTCAATGCTAAGCTATAGTAAAGGTTCATGGGGTCTTTCCGTCCCGTTGCGGGTACTCGGCATCTTCACCGAGACTACAATTTCACCGAGCTCACGGCTGAGACAGCGCCCAGATCGTTACACCATTCGTGCAGGTCGGAACTTACCCGACAAGGAATTTCGCTACCTTAGGACCGTTATAGTTACGGCCGCCGTTTACCGGGGCTTCGATTCAGAGCTTCGCCTTACGGCTAACCCCCCCTCTTAACCTTCCGGCACCGGGCAGGTGTCAGGCCTTATACTTCATCTCTCGATTTCGCAAAGCCATGTGTTTTTGTTAAACAGTCGCCTGGGCCTTTTCACTGCGGCTTCTGCTATTGCTAGCAGGAAGCGCCCCTTCTCCCGAAGTTACAGGGCCATTTTGCCGAGTTCCTTGGCCGTGATTCACTCGAGCACCTTAGGATTCTCTCCTCGACCACCTGTGTCGGTTTGCGGTACGGGCGGCAAGCCATTTAAACGCTTAGCGGGTTTTCTAGGGAGCCTGATTAGGGACGATCTCCTTGGCCGGGGCCGCGGAGTACTTTCGGGTTTCAGCTAGGTCGGCGTACTTCACAACCGTCCTACTACCTACGCCCTTAAACGCGCTATTCCGTCAGCGCGCCGTCCTTTCACTTCTCCGTCACCGCATCGCTATGACGTGCCGGTACTGGAATATTAACCAGTTGTCCATCGACCTGCGCTTTCGCCTCGGCCTTAGGACCCGACTAACCCTGATCCGATTAGCGTTGATCAGGAAACCTTGGTCTTTCGGTGTGCGGGTTTCTCGCCCGCATTATCGTTACTTATGCCTACATTTGCTTTTCCAAGCGCTCCAACGCCCCTTGCCGGGACGCCTTCGTCGCCCTTGGAATGCTCCCCTACCAGTGTATAAATACAATCCGCAGCTTCGGTGCTGTGCTTGATGCCCGATTATTATCGATGCCCTGTCGCTCGACCAGTGAGCTGTTACGCACTCTTTAAAGGAATGGCTGCTTCCAAGCCAACCTCCTGGCTGTCTAGGCAACTGGACCCCCTTTGTTCAACTTAGCGCAGACTTTGGGACCTTAGCTGGCGGTCTGGGTTCTTTCCCTCTCGGCCTGGGACCTTAGCACCCCAGGCCTCACTGCCGTGTATATCAAATGGCATTCGGAGTTCGTCAGGATTCGGTAGGATGTGACTCCCCCTAGTCCTATCGGTAGCTCTACCTCCATATGACTCCACCACGACGCTGCCCCTAAAGGCATTTCGGGGAGTACGAGCTATTTCTCAGTTTGATTGGCCTTTCACCCCTACCCACAGGTCATCCAAATACTTTTCAACGTAAACTGGTTCGGACCTCCAACTGGTTTTACCCAGCCTTCATCCTGCCCATGGGTAGATCACAAAGTTTCGCGTCTACCCCCCCTGACTGCGCGCCCTGTTCAGACTCGCTTTCGCTGCGGCTCCGTGCTTTCAAACACTTAACCTCGCCAGGGAGGAGTAACTCGTAGGCTCATTATGCAAAAGGCACGCCGTCACCACACGAAGTGGCTCCGACCGCTTGTAAGCGCACGGTTTCAGGATCTGTTTCACCCCGTTATTCACGGTGCTTTTCACCTTTCCCTCACGGTACTGGTTCACTATCGGTCTCTCAGGAGTATTTAGCCTTACCGGATGGTGCCGGTGGATTCAGGCGGGATTTCTCCGGTCCCGCCCTACTCAGGATACCACTAGGGCCAAGCAGCTTACGCACACGGGACTATCACCCCCTATGGTCAGGCTTCCCAGCCTGTTATGCTTCAATACTTGGTCCCACGACGTGGTCCTACAACCCCAGGGCTGCCGTAACAGCACTGGTTTGGGCTAATCCGCGTTCGCTCGCCACTACTTGCGGAATCACTGTTGTTTTCTCTTCCTCCGGGTACTTAGATGTTTCAGTTCCCCGGGTTCGCCCCCCGTAGGGTAGTGTATCTTCAATACACTGGGTTGCCCCATTCGGAAATCTTCGGATCAACTCGTATGTGCCGATCCCCGAAGCTTATCGCAGCTTGTCGCGTCCTTCATCGCCTCTGAGAGCCTAGGCATCCCCCGTGCGCCCTTCTCTGCGTCTTCGGCCGGCCCCACAAGCGTGGGCCGGCCCGCCTCTCTCGCACTAGGGCCCTATCGCTAGGGCCTAGTCTATTTCTTTTGTCTCTCTCCCATCATGTCAAAGAACTTTTCTTAAAGTTATGAGTTAAGGGTTCTGAGTTACGAGTGAGAGCAACGCCCTGCACCTTTCACCTCTAACCTCTAACAATTCCTTAAGACTGAAGCAAAAACCTGTCGTCTTTGCCTTGGTAATTTTGAGGTAATTGATTGAAACAGTCTTTTAAGGTTTGTCATGTGCTTTGTGGCTGCGTCATCGGAAAGCCGAGGGCCGTCCCTAGAAAGGAGGTGATCCAGCCGCACCTTCCGGTACGGCTACCTTGTTACGACTTAGCCCCAGTTACCAGTTTTACCCTAGACGGCTCCTTTGAGGTCACCGGCTTCAGGTCTCCCTGACTTCCATGGCTTGACGGGCGGTGTGTACAAGGCCCGGGAACGTATTCACCGCGTCGTTGCTGATACGCGATTACTAGCGATTCCGGCTTCACGGAGTCGAGTTGCAGACTCCGATCCGAACTGAGACCGGCTTTTTGAGATTGGCGCCCCATCGCTGGGTGGCAACCCTCTGTACCGGCCATTGTAGCACGTGTGTAGCCCTAGGCGTAAGGGCCATGATGACCTGACGTCGTCCCCGCCTTCCTCGCTCCTTGCGGAGGCAGTCTCTCCAGAGTCCCCACCATGATGTGCTGGCAACTGAAGATAGGGGTTGCGCTCGTTGCGGGACTTAACCCAACACCTCACGGCACGAGCTGACGACGGCCATGCAGCACCTTGCTTTGTGCCCCGAAGGGAGGCTCCATCTCTGGAGCGGTCACGCGCATTCTAGCCTAGGTAAGGTTCCTCGCGTATCATCGAATTAAACCACATGCTCCACCGCTTGTGCGGGCCCCCGTCAATTCCTTTGAGTTTCACCCTTGCGGGCGTACTCCCCAGGTGGATGACTTAACGCTTTCGCTTGGACGCTGACAGTGTATCGCCAACATCGAGTCATCATCGTTTACGGCGTGGACTACCAGGGTATCTAATCCTGTTCGCTCCCCACGCTTTCGTGCCTCAGCGTCAGTTTCGGCCCAGCGAGCTGCCTACGCAATCGGGGTTCTTGGCGGTATCTAAGCATTTCACCGCTACACCGCCAGTTCCGCCCGCCTCGACCGAACTCAAGCCCGCCAGTATCAACGGCAGTTCCACGGTTGAGCCGTGGGATTTCACCGCTGACTTAACGGGCCGCCTACGCACCCTTTAAACCCAATAAATCCGGACAACGCTTGCACCCTCCGTATTACCGCGGCTGCTGGCACGGAGTTAGCCGGTGCTTATTCGCATGGTACCGTCAGTTACCCCCGCAGGGGCGTTTTCTTCCCATACAAAAGCAGTTTACAACCCAGAAGGCCTTCTTCCTGCACGCGGCATGGCTGGGTCAGCCTCTCGGCCATTGCCCAATATTCCCTACTGCTGCCTCCCGTAGGAGTCTGGTCCGTGTCTCAGTACCAGTGTGGGGGACCATCCTCTCAGAACCCCTAGCCATCGTAGCCATGGTGGGCCGTTACCCCGCCATCTAGCTAATGGCACGCATGCCCATCTTCCACCGCCGAAGCTTTTACCACGGTCGGATGCCCTCTCGTGGTCACATGCGGTATTAATCCGGATTTCTCCGGGCTATCCCCCTGTGGAAGGTAGGTTGCATACGCGTTACGCACCCGTGCGCCACTAATCAGGTCCCCGAAGGAACCTGATCCGTTCGACTTGCATGTATTAGGCCTGCCGCTAGCGTTCATCCTGAGCCAGGATCAAACTCTCCATTGTAAGAATATGCTTCCTGCGGCATAAAACCGCAAAATGTGTCTGTCCGACCCCGGCTTTCCTTTAATTCTATTACTAGAACCTGATGCAGCTGATTTTTCAATCAACCACATGGTTTACCTTAAATTTCTGTCTCAATCAATCTCTCAAAGAACTTTCCGAGGACCTGTTGTCCTCGCTTGTCGTCCTGCGACGTTGCCTTCTTTTACTCTTAGCCTTTAGAACCGGTTGCTCTGTGGCGTGTTGCAAAGGTAGTGACTTCTTCTTGAACTACCAAAACTTTTTTTACTTTTTTCTCTACCCTTGCGTTGTTTCTGTGTGTTGCTGTAAGGGAGTGCAAAGGTAGAGGTTTTATTTCTTAACACAAGTGGTAACGCAGATATTTTTGCCTCTACAGCTAAATAAGCCCCCTTTTGCTTGTGTAACAGCATCATCATCAACAGGATGTATTACGTATTTTTTTTCAGCATGTGGTCCCCTGCCCTTCCCCTTATTGCCCTATTGCCTCAGCTCGATGCCTGAACACTCTTCTTACACCGTGGTAAAACCGGCAAATGAACGTTATAGCCACAGCAGGGCGTGAGCATCACAAATCGCACCCGTTCATAACCGCTCTACAAACCGCCCCTGCTAGTCTGCCAGAAGGCGGTGCTTCTTAAGTATGGCCAGGATCTGTGGCTTTAGCTGTTTCAGCATGCGGTCGAACCCAAGGTCATTGGGGTGGGAGCCGTCAATCGTGCCCTCGTGGTCGGCGCCGAGCTGCTGATCATAGGAAAGTAAGTACAGGTTCTTAACTCCGCTGCGCAGCAACTTGGCGACTTCTTCTTCTATCTGTTTGTTCTGCGCCTGCACCCTCTGCCCCACCTCCTGGTCGAAAGCACCGTTTTCCCGCACTGTACTTGGGATAACCAGGATGGGTGCTTTGGGGTGATGTTCTCTGATGGTGTTAACAAGATAGGCGGTCCGCTCACGGATTTCCTGCGGTGAGGAGTTTGGCACGCAGTCCAGCACAAAGGCATCAACAGGAACAGCGGCGATCATATCGGCCACCGCCTTTTCCATTTTAGCGCTTCCGCTCAAGCCCATGTTCAGGAGGTTTAACCCTGTTTCCCGGCTTAGGCGAGCAGGGTAAGCCATTCCCGGCCTACTTGCTGAGGCTCCCTGCAGAATACTGGACCCATACAGCAAAATGCGTCTCTGGAAAGGATCCGGAAGGGCCTCTATTGTGGCGCCATCCTCAACTCCTATCTCCAGGCTCTTTATCTCGTCGTACAGCGGCAGGTAGAGCAGGCACTCTTTCTCACTGCCGTCCATGTTGCGGACCAGGGTATACTCTGTACAGTCTCCGTTCGGGCGCCCAACACCTGCAAACTGCCAACGGCCATTCTTCTTTATATAGAGATCAAGCCCCTCATAGGCAATAGCCGTCATGTTCACCAGCGGTTTACTACTGCTGGTACACCACTTGACCGATACCGTGCTACTGTTGGTCTTAAAGGCAATGGCAAGCCCTGCTGAGTTGGTAAGCAGCCTTTTTACCGCTTGCGGCATAGCCGGGTAAGCTACAGTGTCTACCCGGTGGTACACCTGCTGTGTTGGTTCTATTTTACCGACCAAGGTTAGCTCCGTAGCCGGAGTGTAGTGCGTGGACTGTGCATTGGCAAAGTTTGCCGTAAGGAGTGTTATAGGCAGTAGCGCCCACTTTGCAAGACTATTCTTCATGCTTCTGGTTTATAAATATCAGATTCCCCCTCCGTTGTTATTCCTCCATAAAGGTAATAACTGTCGCGACACCGCGCTCGCCTGCGTGGTCAAACTTGTTGTTGTCACTAGGATAATTGACCACGCCCCTGTTTCTTACCCAGGCCGTAGAGGAGCCTCCCCCATCCAAATTCATGGCCTCTACACAGCAGAGTGCGTGCATCAGCCTGGCCACCTCTTCTGTTGTCATGCCATGCGCTTCTGTAAAGCGGCCATCCACGACTACGGCTATCAGGTGGTTTGCCTCCGTAACGCCCACGGCGGTTCTGGGGTGGCGGTTGCTGTTAAAAGCTTCCTGTACCTGTTCAACAGGCGCATCGTTTAACACCAGCAGTGGGCCTGATGCAAGCAGCGTTGGCACAGCGGATAGAGAACTCCAGCCTTGCGTGGGTTTCTTTATCACAGCAACAGCTCCGTCTGCACCGATGGCAAAGCCGGCATTTTCACGGTAGGTTGTAAACCCGCTACGGGTGGTATTTATGATGTTGCCGTTCTTTTTAAAGAAAACGGTTGACCCTCCCGCCGACGTGTCGAAAAAGGAGCCGTTGATGGCTGCGGTTGCCCTGGCCCTGGCAGCACCCTC includes:
- a CDS encoding phosphodiester glycosidase family protein, with the translated sequence MKKTVALLLLPALLLAGCSKDDVTPDTAPPVVVAPQTLEEQLANADWETTEVSKAVTWKYKRFNNLFNSNQSITILDIDLNAEGAKVDIPYVTSGFLKTSEGAARARATAAINGSFFDTSAGGSTVFFKKNGNIINTTRSGFTTYRENAGFAIGADGAVAVIKKPTQGWSSLSAVPTLLASGPLLVLNDAPVEQVQEAFNSNRHPRTAVGVTEANHLIAVVVDGRFTEAHGMTTEEVARLMHALCCVEAMNLDGGGSSTAWVRNRGVVNYPSDNNKFDHAGERGVATVITFMEE